The proteins below come from a single Aegilops tauschii subsp. strangulata cultivar AL8/78 chromosome 6, Aet v6.0, whole genome shotgun sequence genomic window:
- the LOC109741488 gene encoding lysine-specific demethylase JMJ706 isoform X1 — MAGKEEAALKPVSCGARLRRSHDASLREEVSMRDPFLKHRVKKFDLSSLDWIDQIPECPVFSPSVEEFEDPFVYLSKIAPVAAKYGICKIVSPICASVPVGTVLMKEQGGLKFTTRVQPLRLAEWSMDDKFAFFMSGRKYTFRDFEKIANKGFVRRYSSAACLPARYMEEEFWHEIAFGKMESVEYACDIDGSAFSSSPNDQLGRSKWNLKKLSRLSKSILRLLRTAIPGVTDPMLYIGMLFSMFAWHVEDHYLYSINYHHCGASKTWYGIPGKAAPDFEKVVREHVYDHEILSGEGETAAFDILLGKTTMFPPNILLHHHVPVYRAIQKPGEFVITFPRAYHSGFSHGFNCGEAVNFAVGEWFPLGAIASQRYALLKRIPLLPYEELLCKEAALLDHEFSTSSYKDLTTSTGDTHIQHCMKVPFVQLMRLQHCVRWSLMKMGARTHYKADIDATVLCSICKRDCYVAHVMCNCRVDAICLCHEEEIRKCPCSHDRAVFVRKDIIELETLSKKFEEENGIVDAVKKQMSCGSSTHSYFNRINHNAEYFPYCKIHIDTPPEVHSISETRVFGYDLNKPYPDASTITFCFGPHEYSTQSDECTSTNRRIFSSSCPENGFTPQTTIINAYASSAPDQTCSSEKLAAEDADDSDCEVFRVKRRSGITPERRHTEDSTITTFTGNQDRKVLCEWGNQNYDLISINGPKCLASIQHVLKRLKKIHADDRQQQKLVEVSCGTTDPVHTHHSRHCLDFISGNGDDSVHPTKLKMLHQLDANIMEDEFASSQKHNGCNYLSPSVELGPKRLKILGPSFPRGNHELEISCRFQEDSDLASHHAR, encoded by the exons ATGGCAGGGAAGGAGGAAGCTGCTCTGAAACCTGTATCATGTGGGGCAAGGTTACGTAGGAGTCATGATGCATCACTAAGAGAGGAAGTGTCCATGAGGGACCCTTTCTTGAAGCACAGAGTGAAGAAGTTTGATCTATCTAGCCTAGATTGGATTGATCAGATTCCAGAATGCCCCGTGTTTTCTCCATCGGTGGAGGAGTTCGAGGATCCATTTGTTTATCTCAGTAAAATTGCCCCTGTTGCGGCAAAAtatg GTATATGCAAGATTGTTTCACCTATATGTGCTTCTGTACCTGTTGGCACTGTACTTATGAAGGAACAAGGTGGGCTGAAGTTCACTACCAGAGTGCAGCCTCTCCGTCTTGCTGAATGGTCCATGGATGACAAGTTTGCTTTCTTCATGAGCGGAAG AAAGTACACATTTCGAGATTTTGAGAAGATAGCAAATAAAGGATTTGTTCGAAGATACTCTAGTGCTGCCTGTCTTCCAGCAAGGTATATGGAAGAAGAATTTTGGCATGAAATAGCATTTGGCAAGATGGAATCCGTTGAGTATGCATGCGATATTGATGGTAGTGCATTCTCTTCTTCTCCTAATGACCAACTTGGGAGAAGCAAATGGAACTTGAAG AAACTTTCTCGGTTGTCCAAATCAATCCTGCGCCTTCTCAGAACAGCAATTCCA GGAGTAACTGACCCTATGCTGTATATCGGAATGCTCTTTAGTATGTTTGCCTGGCACGTGGAAGACCATTACTTGTACAG CATTAACTATCATCACTGTGGTGCTTCAAAAACATGGTATGGGATCCCAGGAAAAGCTGCTCCAGATTTTGAGAAAGTGGTACGCGAGCATGTATATGATCATGAAATTTTATCAGGTGAAGGGGAAACTGCAGCATTTGATATCCTTTTGGGGAAGACAACAATGTTCCCTCCAAATATTCTGCTGCATCATCACGTTCCAGTTTATAGAGCTATACAGAAACCGGGAGAGTTTGTGATCACGTTTCCTCGAGCATATCATTCAGGTTTCAGCCATG GTTTTAACTGCGGCGAGGCAGTGAATTTCGCTGTTGGTGAATGGTTTCCTCTTGGAGCAATTGCTAGTCAACGTTATGCACTTCTAAAGAGGATACCATTACTGCCTTATGAGGAGCTTCTTTGTAAAGAGGCAGCACTTCTTGATCATGAATTTTCTACATCTAGTTATAAAGATTTGACAACATCAACTGGAGATACGCACATTCAGCATTGTATGAAAGTCCCTTTTGTGCAGTTGATGCGGCTCCAGCATTGTGTCCGTTGGTCACTTATGAAAATGGGTGCTCGCACGCACTATAAAGCAGATATTGATGCCACAGTTCTCTGTAGCATATGTAAACGTGACTGCTACGTAGCTCATGTTATGTGTAACTGCAGAGTTGATGCAATTTGCCTTTGTCATG AGGAAGAGATTAGGAAGTGCCCTTGCAGCCATGATCGTGCTGTATTTGTGAGAAAAGACATTATTGAGTTGGAGACACTGTCAAAAAAGTTTGAAGAGGAAAATGGAATAGTCGATGCTGTCAAAAAGCAAATGTCTTGTGGCTCTAGCACACATTCTTATTTCAACCGCATTAATCACAATGCTGAATACTTCCCATACTGCAAGATTCACATAGATACACCACCTGAAGTTCATAGCATTTCAGAGACACGTGTTTTTGGATATGATCTGAACAAGCCATATCCTGATGCATCAACAATAACATTTTGTTTTGGACCCCATGAGTATTCTACACAAAGTGAT GAGTGCACAAGTACCAACAGAAGGATCTTCTCCAGCTCTTGTCCTGAGAATGGATTTACTCCTCAAACTACAATCATTAATGCGTACGCTTCGTCTGCACCTGATCAAACATGCTCTTCTGAAAAATTGGCTGCAGAAGATGCTGATGATTCTGACTGTGAGGTATTTAGGGTGAAGAGAAGGTCTGGCATAACTCCTGAGAGAAGGCATACAGAAGATTCAACCATAACAACTTTCACTGGGAATCAG GATAGGAAGGTGCTGTGCGAATGGGGCAATCAAAACTATGACCTTATTTCCATAAATGGGCCTAAGTGCTTAGCTTCAATCCAGCAT GTATTAAAACGGTTGAAGAAAATCCATGCAGATGACAGACAACAACAGAAGTTAGTGGAAGTATCATGTGGCACAACTGATCCTGTCCATACCCATCATTCTAGACATTGTCTTGACTTTATTTCTGGAAATGGAGATGACTCAGTACATCCAACCAAATTGAAGATGTTACATCAACTAGATGCAAATATCATGGAGGATGAATTTGCCTCCAGCCAAAAACATAATGGCTGCAACTACCTATCTCCATCTGTAGAGCTTGGGCCAAAGCGCTTGAAAATTCTTGGCCCATCATTTCCCAGAGGGAATCATGAGCTGGAAATCTCTTGTAGATTCCAGGAGGACAGTGACTTGGCTAGTCACCATGCTCGATGA
- the LOC109741488 gene encoding lysine-specific demethylase JMJ706 isoform X3: MAGKEEAALKPVSCGARLRRSHDASLREEVSMRDPFLKHRVKKFDLSSLDWIDQIPECPVFSPSVEEFEDPFVYLSKIAPVAAKYGICKIVSPICASVPVGTVLMKEQGGLKFTTRVQPLRLAEWSMDDKFAFFMSGRKYTFRDFEKIANKGFVRRYSSAACLPARYMEEEFWHEIAFGKMESVEYACDIDGSAFSSSPNDQLGRSKWNLKKLSRLSKSILRLLRTAIPGVTDPMLYIGMLFSMFAWHVEDHYLYSINYHHCGASKTWYGIPGKAAPDFEKVVREHVYDHEILSGEGETAAFDILLGKTTMFPPNILLHHHVPVYRAIQKPGEFVITFPRAYHSGFSHGFNCGEAVNFAVGEWFPLGAIASQRYALLKRIPLLPYEELLCKEAALLDHEFSTSSYKDLTTSTGDTHIQHCMKVPFVQLMRLQHCVRWSLMKMGARTHYKADIDATVLCSICKRDCYVAHVMCNCRVDAICLCHEEEIRKCPCSHDRAVFVRKDIIELETLSKKFEEENGIVDAVKKQMSCGSSTHSYFNRINHNAEYFPYCKIHIDTPPEVHSISETRVFGYDLNKPYPDASTITFCFGPHEYSTQSDECTSTNRRIFSSSCPENGFTPQTTIINAVKRRSGITPERRHTEDSTITTFTGNQDRKVLCEWGNQNYDLISINGPKCLASIQHVLKRLKKIHADDRQQQKLVEVSCGTTDPVHTHHSRHCLDFISGNGDDSVHPTKLKMLHQLDANIMEDEFASSQKHNGCNYLSPSVELGPKRLKILGPSFPRGNHELEISCRFQEDSDLASHHAR; encoded by the exons ATGGCAGGGAAGGAGGAAGCTGCTCTGAAACCTGTATCATGTGGGGCAAGGTTACGTAGGAGTCATGATGCATCACTAAGAGAGGAAGTGTCCATGAGGGACCCTTTCTTGAAGCACAGAGTGAAGAAGTTTGATCTATCTAGCCTAGATTGGATTGATCAGATTCCAGAATGCCCCGTGTTTTCTCCATCGGTGGAGGAGTTCGAGGATCCATTTGTTTATCTCAGTAAAATTGCCCCTGTTGCGGCAAAAtatg GTATATGCAAGATTGTTTCACCTATATGTGCTTCTGTACCTGTTGGCACTGTACTTATGAAGGAACAAGGTGGGCTGAAGTTCACTACCAGAGTGCAGCCTCTCCGTCTTGCTGAATGGTCCATGGATGACAAGTTTGCTTTCTTCATGAGCGGAAG AAAGTACACATTTCGAGATTTTGAGAAGATAGCAAATAAAGGATTTGTTCGAAGATACTCTAGTGCTGCCTGTCTTCCAGCAAGGTATATGGAAGAAGAATTTTGGCATGAAATAGCATTTGGCAAGATGGAATCCGTTGAGTATGCATGCGATATTGATGGTAGTGCATTCTCTTCTTCTCCTAATGACCAACTTGGGAGAAGCAAATGGAACTTGAAG AAACTTTCTCGGTTGTCCAAATCAATCCTGCGCCTTCTCAGAACAGCAATTCCA GGAGTAACTGACCCTATGCTGTATATCGGAATGCTCTTTAGTATGTTTGCCTGGCACGTGGAAGACCATTACTTGTACAG CATTAACTATCATCACTGTGGTGCTTCAAAAACATGGTATGGGATCCCAGGAAAAGCTGCTCCAGATTTTGAGAAAGTGGTACGCGAGCATGTATATGATCATGAAATTTTATCAGGTGAAGGGGAAACTGCAGCATTTGATATCCTTTTGGGGAAGACAACAATGTTCCCTCCAAATATTCTGCTGCATCATCACGTTCCAGTTTATAGAGCTATACAGAAACCGGGAGAGTTTGTGATCACGTTTCCTCGAGCATATCATTCAGGTTTCAGCCATG GTTTTAACTGCGGCGAGGCAGTGAATTTCGCTGTTGGTGAATGGTTTCCTCTTGGAGCAATTGCTAGTCAACGTTATGCACTTCTAAAGAGGATACCATTACTGCCTTATGAGGAGCTTCTTTGTAAAGAGGCAGCACTTCTTGATCATGAATTTTCTACATCTAGTTATAAAGATTTGACAACATCAACTGGAGATACGCACATTCAGCATTGTATGAAAGTCCCTTTTGTGCAGTTGATGCGGCTCCAGCATTGTGTCCGTTGGTCACTTATGAAAATGGGTGCTCGCACGCACTATAAAGCAGATATTGATGCCACAGTTCTCTGTAGCATATGTAAACGTGACTGCTACGTAGCTCATGTTATGTGTAACTGCAGAGTTGATGCAATTTGCCTTTGTCATG AGGAAGAGATTAGGAAGTGCCCTTGCAGCCATGATCGTGCTGTATTTGTGAGAAAAGACATTATTGAGTTGGAGACACTGTCAAAAAAGTTTGAAGAGGAAAATGGAATAGTCGATGCTGTCAAAAAGCAAATGTCTTGTGGCTCTAGCACACATTCTTATTTCAACCGCATTAATCACAATGCTGAATACTTCCCATACTGCAAGATTCACATAGATACACCACCTGAAGTTCATAGCATTTCAGAGACACGTGTTTTTGGATATGATCTGAACAAGCCATATCCTGATGCATCAACAATAACATTTTGTTTTGGACCCCATGAGTATTCTACACAAAGTGAT GAGTGCACAAGTACCAACAGAAGGATCTTCTCCAGCTCTTGTCCTGAGAATGGATTTACTCCTCAAACTACAATCATTAATGC GGTGAAGAGAAGGTCTGGCATAACTCCTGAGAGAAGGCATACAGAAGATTCAACCATAACAACTTTCACTGGGAATCAG GATAGGAAGGTGCTGTGCGAATGGGGCAATCAAAACTATGACCTTATTTCCATAAATGGGCCTAAGTGCTTAGCTTCAATCCAGCAT GTATTAAAACGGTTGAAGAAAATCCATGCAGATGACAGACAACAACAGAAGTTAGTGGAAGTATCATGTGGCACAACTGATCCTGTCCATACCCATCATTCTAGACATTGTCTTGACTTTATTTCTGGAAATGGAGATGACTCAGTACATCCAACCAAATTGAAGATGTTACATCAACTAGATGCAAATATCATGGAGGATGAATTTGCCTCCAGCCAAAAACATAATGGCTGCAACTACCTATCTCCATCTGTAGAGCTTGGGCCAAAGCGCTTGAAAATTCTTGGCCCATCATTTCCCAGAGGGAATCATGAGCTGGAAATCTCTTGTAGATTCCAGGAGGACAGTGACTTGGCTAGTCACCATGCTCGATGA
- the LOC109741488 gene encoding lysine-specific demethylase JMJ706 isoform X2, whose translation MAGKEEAALKPVSCGARLRRSHDASLREEVSMRDPFLKHRVKKFDLSSLDWIDQIPECPVFSPSVEEFEDPFVYLSKIAPVAAKYGICKIVSPICASVPVGTVLMKEQGGLKFTTRVQPLRLAEWSMDDKFAFFMSGRKYTFRDFEKIANKGFVRRYSSAACLPARYMEEEFWHEIAFGKMESVEYACDIDGSAFSSSPNDQLGRSKWNLKKLSRLSKSILRLLRTAIPGVTDPMLYIGMLFSMFAWHVEDHYLYSINYHHCGASKTWYGIPGKAAPDFEKVVREHVYDHEILSGEGETAAFDILLGKTTMFPPNILLHHHVPVYRAIQKPGEFVITFPRAYHSGFSHGFNCGEAVNFAVGEWFPLGAIASQRYALLKRIPLLPYEELLCKEAALLDHEFSTSSYKDLTTSTGDTHIQHCMKVPFVQLMRLQHCVRWSLMKMGARTHYKADIDATVLCSICKRDCYVAHVMCNCRVDAICLCHEEEIRKCPCSHDRAVFVRKDIIELETLSKKFEEENGIVDAVKKQMSCGSSTHSYFNRINHNAEYFPYCKIHIDTPPEVHSISETRVFGYDLNKPYPDASTITFCFGPHEYSTQSDECTSTNRRIFSSSCPENGFTPQTTIINAYASSAPDQTCSSEKLAAEDADDSDCEVFRVKRRSGITPERRHTEDSTITTFTGNQVLKRLKKIHADDRQQQKLVEVSCGTTDPVHTHHSRHCLDFISGNGDDSVHPTKLKMLHQLDANIMEDEFASSQKHNGCNYLSPSVELGPKRLKILGPSFPRGNHELEISCRFQEDSDLASHHAR comes from the exons ATGGCAGGGAAGGAGGAAGCTGCTCTGAAACCTGTATCATGTGGGGCAAGGTTACGTAGGAGTCATGATGCATCACTAAGAGAGGAAGTGTCCATGAGGGACCCTTTCTTGAAGCACAGAGTGAAGAAGTTTGATCTATCTAGCCTAGATTGGATTGATCAGATTCCAGAATGCCCCGTGTTTTCTCCATCGGTGGAGGAGTTCGAGGATCCATTTGTTTATCTCAGTAAAATTGCCCCTGTTGCGGCAAAAtatg GTATATGCAAGATTGTTTCACCTATATGTGCTTCTGTACCTGTTGGCACTGTACTTATGAAGGAACAAGGTGGGCTGAAGTTCACTACCAGAGTGCAGCCTCTCCGTCTTGCTGAATGGTCCATGGATGACAAGTTTGCTTTCTTCATGAGCGGAAG AAAGTACACATTTCGAGATTTTGAGAAGATAGCAAATAAAGGATTTGTTCGAAGATACTCTAGTGCTGCCTGTCTTCCAGCAAGGTATATGGAAGAAGAATTTTGGCATGAAATAGCATTTGGCAAGATGGAATCCGTTGAGTATGCATGCGATATTGATGGTAGTGCATTCTCTTCTTCTCCTAATGACCAACTTGGGAGAAGCAAATGGAACTTGAAG AAACTTTCTCGGTTGTCCAAATCAATCCTGCGCCTTCTCAGAACAGCAATTCCA GGAGTAACTGACCCTATGCTGTATATCGGAATGCTCTTTAGTATGTTTGCCTGGCACGTGGAAGACCATTACTTGTACAG CATTAACTATCATCACTGTGGTGCTTCAAAAACATGGTATGGGATCCCAGGAAAAGCTGCTCCAGATTTTGAGAAAGTGGTACGCGAGCATGTATATGATCATGAAATTTTATCAGGTGAAGGGGAAACTGCAGCATTTGATATCCTTTTGGGGAAGACAACAATGTTCCCTCCAAATATTCTGCTGCATCATCACGTTCCAGTTTATAGAGCTATACAGAAACCGGGAGAGTTTGTGATCACGTTTCCTCGAGCATATCATTCAGGTTTCAGCCATG GTTTTAACTGCGGCGAGGCAGTGAATTTCGCTGTTGGTGAATGGTTTCCTCTTGGAGCAATTGCTAGTCAACGTTATGCACTTCTAAAGAGGATACCATTACTGCCTTATGAGGAGCTTCTTTGTAAAGAGGCAGCACTTCTTGATCATGAATTTTCTACATCTAGTTATAAAGATTTGACAACATCAACTGGAGATACGCACATTCAGCATTGTATGAAAGTCCCTTTTGTGCAGTTGATGCGGCTCCAGCATTGTGTCCGTTGGTCACTTATGAAAATGGGTGCTCGCACGCACTATAAAGCAGATATTGATGCCACAGTTCTCTGTAGCATATGTAAACGTGACTGCTACGTAGCTCATGTTATGTGTAACTGCAGAGTTGATGCAATTTGCCTTTGTCATG AGGAAGAGATTAGGAAGTGCCCTTGCAGCCATGATCGTGCTGTATTTGTGAGAAAAGACATTATTGAGTTGGAGACACTGTCAAAAAAGTTTGAAGAGGAAAATGGAATAGTCGATGCTGTCAAAAAGCAAATGTCTTGTGGCTCTAGCACACATTCTTATTTCAACCGCATTAATCACAATGCTGAATACTTCCCATACTGCAAGATTCACATAGATACACCACCTGAAGTTCATAGCATTTCAGAGACACGTGTTTTTGGATATGATCTGAACAAGCCATATCCTGATGCATCAACAATAACATTTTGTTTTGGACCCCATGAGTATTCTACACAAAGTGAT GAGTGCACAAGTACCAACAGAAGGATCTTCTCCAGCTCTTGTCCTGAGAATGGATTTACTCCTCAAACTACAATCATTAATGCGTACGCTTCGTCTGCACCTGATCAAACATGCTCTTCTGAAAAATTGGCTGCAGAAGATGCTGATGATTCTGACTGTGAGGTATTTAGGGTGAAGAGAAGGTCTGGCATAACTCCTGAGAGAAGGCATACAGAAGATTCAACCATAACAACTTTCACTGGGAATCAG GTATTAAAACGGTTGAAGAAAATCCATGCAGATGACAGACAACAACAGAAGTTAGTGGAAGTATCATGTGGCACAACTGATCCTGTCCATACCCATCATTCTAGACATTGTCTTGACTTTATTTCTGGAAATGGAGATGACTCAGTACATCCAACCAAATTGAAGATGTTACATCAACTAGATGCAAATATCATGGAGGATGAATTTGCCTCCAGCCAAAAACATAATGGCTGCAACTACCTATCTCCATCTGTAGAGCTTGGGCCAAAGCGCTTGAAAATTCTTGGCCCATCATTTCCCAGAGGGAATCATGAGCTGGAAATCTCTTGTAGATTCCAGGAGGACAGTGACTTGGCTAGTCACCATGCTCGATGA
- the LOC109741488 gene encoding lysine-specific demethylase JMJ706 isoform X4 yields the protein MAGKEEAALKPVSCGARLRRSHDASLREEVSMRDPFLKHRVKKFDLSSLDWIDQIPECPVFSPSVEEFEDPFVYLSKIAPVAAKYGICKIVSPICASVPVGTVLMKEQGGLKFTTRVQPLRLAEWSMDDKFAFFMSGRKYTFRDFEKIANKGFVRRYSSAACLPARYMEEEFWHEIAFGKMESVEYACDIDGSAFSSSPNDQLGRSKWNLKKLSRLSKSILRLLRTAIPGVTDPMLYIGMLFSMFAWHVEDHYLYSINYHHCGASKTWYGIPGKAAPDFEKVVREHVYDHEILSGEGETAAFDILLGKTTMFPPNILLHHHVPVYRAIQKPGEFVITFPRAYHSGFSHGFNCGEAVNFAVGEWFPLGAIASQRYALLKRIPLLPYEELLCKEAALLDHEFSTSSYKDLTTSTGDTHIQHCMKVPFVQLMRLQHCVRWSLMKMGARTHYKADIDATVLCSICKRDCYVAHVMCNCRVDAICLCHEEEIRKCPCSHDRAVFVRKDIIELETLSKKFEEENGIVDAVKKQMSCGSSTHSYFNRINHNAEYFPYCKIHIDTPPEVHSISETRVFGYDLNKPYPDASTITFCFGPHEYSTQSDECTSTNRRIFSSSCPENGFTPQTTIINAVKRRSGITPERRHTEDSTITTFTGNQVLKRLKKIHADDRQQQKLVEVSCGTTDPVHTHHSRHCLDFISGNGDDSVHPTKLKMLHQLDANIMEDEFASSQKHNGCNYLSPSVELGPKRLKILGPSFPRGNHELEISCRFQEDSDLASHHAR from the exons ATGGCAGGGAAGGAGGAAGCTGCTCTGAAACCTGTATCATGTGGGGCAAGGTTACGTAGGAGTCATGATGCATCACTAAGAGAGGAAGTGTCCATGAGGGACCCTTTCTTGAAGCACAGAGTGAAGAAGTTTGATCTATCTAGCCTAGATTGGATTGATCAGATTCCAGAATGCCCCGTGTTTTCTCCATCGGTGGAGGAGTTCGAGGATCCATTTGTTTATCTCAGTAAAATTGCCCCTGTTGCGGCAAAAtatg GTATATGCAAGATTGTTTCACCTATATGTGCTTCTGTACCTGTTGGCACTGTACTTATGAAGGAACAAGGTGGGCTGAAGTTCACTACCAGAGTGCAGCCTCTCCGTCTTGCTGAATGGTCCATGGATGACAAGTTTGCTTTCTTCATGAGCGGAAG AAAGTACACATTTCGAGATTTTGAGAAGATAGCAAATAAAGGATTTGTTCGAAGATACTCTAGTGCTGCCTGTCTTCCAGCAAGGTATATGGAAGAAGAATTTTGGCATGAAATAGCATTTGGCAAGATGGAATCCGTTGAGTATGCATGCGATATTGATGGTAGTGCATTCTCTTCTTCTCCTAATGACCAACTTGGGAGAAGCAAATGGAACTTGAAG AAACTTTCTCGGTTGTCCAAATCAATCCTGCGCCTTCTCAGAACAGCAATTCCA GGAGTAACTGACCCTATGCTGTATATCGGAATGCTCTTTAGTATGTTTGCCTGGCACGTGGAAGACCATTACTTGTACAG CATTAACTATCATCACTGTGGTGCTTCAAAAACATGGTATGGGATCCCAGGAAAAGCTGCTCCAGATTTTGAGAAAGTGGTACGCGAGCATGTATATGATCATGAAATTTTATCAGGTGAAGGGGAAACTGCAGCATTTGATATCCTTTTGGGGAAGACAACAATGTTCCCTCCAAATATTCTGCTGCATCATCACGTTCCAGTTTATAGAGCTATACAGAAACCGGGAGAGTTTGTGATCACGTTTCCTCGAGCATATCATTCAGGTTTCAGCCATG GTTTTAACTGCGGCGAGGCAGTGAATTTCGCTGTTGGTGAATGGTTTCCTCTTGGAGCAATTGCTAGTCAACGTTATGCACTTCTAAAGAGGATACCATTACTGCCTTATGAGGAGCTTCTTTGTAAAGAGGCAGCACTTCTTGATCATGAATTTTCTACATCTAGTTATAAAGATTTGACAACATCAACTGGAGATACGCACATTCAGCATTGTATGAAAGTCCCTTTTGTGCAGTTGATGCGGCTCCAGCATTGTGTCCGTTGGTCACTTATGAAAATGGGTGCTCGCACGCACTATAAAGCAGATATTGATGCCACAGTTCTCTGTAGCATATGTAAACGTGACTGCTACGTAGCTCATGTTATGTGTAACTGCAGAGTTGATGCAATTTGCCTTTGTCATG AGGAAGAGATTAGGAAGTGCCCTTGCAGCCATGATCGTGCTGTATTTGTGAGAAAAGACATTATTGAGTTGGAGACACTGTCAAAAAAGTTTGAAGAGGAAAATGGAATAGTCGATGCTGTCAAAAAGCAAATGTCTTGTGGCTCTAGCACACATTCTTATTTCAACCGCATTAATCACAATGCTGAATACTTCCCATACTGCAAGATTCACATAGATACACCACCTGAAGTTCATAGCATTTCAGAGACACGTGTTTTTGGATATGATCTGAACAAGCCATATCCTGATGCATCAACAATAACATTTTGTTTTGGACCCCATGAGTATTCTACACAAAGTGAT GAGTGCACAAGTACCAACAGAAGGATCTTCTCCAGCTCTTGTCCTGAGAATGGATTTACTCCTCAAACTACAATCATTAATGC GGTGAAGAGAAGGTCTGGCATAACTCCTGAGAGAAGGCATACAGAAGATTCAACCATAACAACTTTCACTGGGAATCAG GTATTAAAACGGTTGAAGAAAATCCATGCAGATGACAGACAACAACAGAAGTTAGTGGAAGTATCATGTGGCACAACTGATCCTGTCCATACCCATCATTCTAGACATTGTCTTGACTTTATTTCTGGAAATGGAGATGACTCAGTACATCCAACCAAATTGAAGATGTTACATCAACTAGATGCAAATATCATGGAGGATGAATTTGCCTCCAGCCAAAAACATAATGGCTGCAACTACCTATCTCCATCTGTAGAGCTTGGGCCAAAGCGCTTGAAAATTCTTGGCCCATCATTTCCCAGAGGGAATCATGAGCTGGAAATCTCTTGTAGATTCCAGGAGGACAGTGACTTGGCTAGTCACCATGCTCGATGA